The following proteins are co-located in the Vigna unguiculata cultivar IT97K-499-35 chromosome 9, ASM411807v1, whole genome shotgun sequence genome:
- the LOC114164856 gene encoding spermine synthase, whose amino-acid sequence MEAGAGKGLECPKTMDGKASNGNGIEKEIPSCCLKAKASAPESEAKCHSTVVSGWFSASQTCSGKSVKPDYFNNPMWPGEAHSIKVEKILYREKSDYQEVLVFESSTYGKVLVLDGIVQLTEKDECAYQEMIAHLPLCSIPSPKTVLVVGGGDGGVLREVSRHSSVEHIDICEIDQMVIDVSRKFFPDLAVGFEDSRVHLHVGDAVEFLKSAPEGRYDAIIVDSSDPVGPAQELVEKPFFDTIARALRPGGVLCNMAESMWLHTHLIQDMISICRETFKGSVHYAWASVPTYPSGVIGFLLCATEGPPVDFVNPINPIEKLEGANEHKRELRFYNSEMHSAAFALPGFLKREVSLLRDPSLQ is encoded by the exons atggAGGCCGGCGCAGGAAAAGGTTTGGAATGCCCGAAGACTATGGATGGGAAGGCGAGTAATGGGAATGGGATAGAGAAGGAAATTCCTTCTTGTTGTTTGAAGGCTAAAGCTTCAGCCCCTGAGTCAGAGGCAAAGTGCCATTCCACTGTTGTTTCTGGGTGGTTTTcggcttctcaaacttgctcag GGAAATCTGTAAAACCAGATTATTTCAACAACCCGATGTGGCCAG GGGAAGCCCATTCAATTAAAGTTGAAAAGATCTTGTACAGAGAAAAGTCAGATTACCAAGAGGTCTTGGTTTTTGAG TCATCAACATACGGGAAAGTACTAGTACTTGATGGAATTGTTCAATTGACTGAGAAGGATGAATGTGCTTATCAGGAGATGATTGCTCATCTACCCCTCTGTTCGATTCCTTCCCCCAAAACG GTTTTAGTTGTTGGTGGTGGAGATGGTGGAGTACTTAGGGAAGTATCCCGCCACAGCTCTGTAGAACATATTGATATCTGTGAGATAGATCAGATGGTTATTGAC GTTTCTAGGAAGTTTTTTCCAGATTTAGCTGTTGGGTTTGAAGATTCTCGGGTACATCTGCACGTTGGAGATG CTGTTGAATTCCTTAAATCTGCTCCTGAAGGGAGGTATGATGCGATAATTGTTGATTCCTCCGATCCAGTGG GTCCGGCCCAGGAACTTGTTGAGAAGCCTTTTTTTGATACCATAGCAAGGGCATTAAGGCCTGGTGGAGTCCTTTGTAACATGGCAGAGAGTATGTGGCTTCATACTCACCTTATTCAAGATATGATCTCTATTTGTCGAGAAACATTCAAAGGTTCTGTACATTACGCATGGGCGAGTGTTCCAACATATCCAAG TGGTGTGATAGGCTTTCTTCTCTGTGCAACGGAAGGACCACCGGTTGATTTTGTTAACCCTATCAATCCCATTGAAAAGTTGGAAGGTGCTAATGAGCACAAAAGAGAACTTCGATTCTACAATTCAGAG ATGCACTCAGCTGCTTTTGCATTGCCGGGTTTCCTGAAGAGAGAAGTGAGTCTGCTCCGTGATCCTTCGCTTCAGTAG